A window of Patescibacteria group bacterium contains these coding sequences:
- a CDS encoding ArsR family transcriptional regulator yields MPSHEFKLEQLFGSKTRARLLGLFLMNPETSYFVRELTRKIDAQLNSVRRELKNLVELGLVVEKVGAIPKPGASLAEKKKYYIVNADFLLFEDLRGMFKKMQVLLKKILVKELEKKGSIEYFALTGRFVDRSDVPTDIVIVGGIDPSELQRVVGQFEADLGHEVNYTLLPKEEFLYRRQIADRFLMSILGGEKIVMVNTLGV; encoded by the coding sequence GTGCCTTCGCACGAGTTCAAGCTTGAACAGCTGTTTGGCTCAAAGACCCGCGCCCGCCTGCTCGGGCTGTTCTTGATGAATCCGGAAACCTCTTATTTCGTCCGCGAGCTTACCAGGAAGATCGACGCCCAGCTCAATTCCGTGCGCCGGGAGCTCAAGAACCTCGTGGAGCTCGGCCTGGTGGTCGAGAAGGTCGGCGCCATCCCCAAGCCGGGAGCCTCGCTCGCCGAGAAGAAGAAGTACTACATCGTGAACGCCGACTTCCTCCTGTTCGAGGACCTGCGGGGGATGTTCAAGAAGATGCAGGTGCTCCTGAAGAAGATCCTCGTGAAGGAGTTGGAGAAGAAGGGGAGCATCGAGTATTTCGCGCTCACCGGGCGGTTCGTGGACCGCAGCGACGTCCCCACGGACATCGTCATCGTCGGCGGCATCGATCCCTCCGAGCTCCAGCGCGTCGTCGGCCAGTTCGAGGCGGATTTGGGCCACGAAGTGAACTATACGCTGCTCCCGAAGGAAGAGTTCCTGTACCGCCGGCAGATCGCCGACCGGTTCCTCATGTCCATCTTGGGCGGGGAGAAAATCGTGATGGTGAATACGCTCGGCGTATGA